A stretch of Rubinisphaera margarita DNA encodes these proteins:
- a CDS encoding Gfo/Idh/MocA family protein produces MNIGIVGLGFMGMTHFEAARSVKSVKVHAFSTRDPKKRKGNWSSIQGNFGPRGSNKVDLTDVVTYENYQDLLNDPAIDLVDICLPVPQHEQVTIEALKAGKHVLVEKPITIELAAAKRMLKAADAAGKHLMVAHVLPFSPEYRFLAECIRQKKYGELQALNLRRVICPPKWLNLPDDLPSLGGFGIDLHIHDNHFISATCGLPQKVFSVGQLEAGFVNHTQTNYIFDKGPAISCVSGAIAAPGLEFAHGYQAFFEDATIEFDAGTYGKDWVVNRPLTVLTKTGRIQTPTLKGGSEWYSAFAEEMKAAAQALKTGEVPADLSGVHAVNALKLCHAELKSIESGRLTSV; encoded by the coding sequence ATGAATATTGGCATTGTCGGACTGGGTTTCATGGGCATGACGCACTTCGAGGCGGCCCGTTCAGTCAAGTCGGTGAAGGTGCACGCTTTTTCGACTCGCGATCCGAAGAAGCGGAAGGGGAACTGGTCTTCGATCCAGGGCAACTTTGGCCCTCGGGGCAGCAACAAGGTCGACCTGACCGATGTGGTGACCTACGAGAACTATCAAGACCTGCTCAACGATCCGGCCATTGATCTGGTCGACATCTGCCTCCCCGTTCCTCAGCACGAACAGGTGACGATTGAAGCTTTGAAGGCCGGCAAGCATGTGCTGGTCGAGAAGCCGATCACGATCGAACTGGCGGCTGCCAAGCGGATGTTGAAGGCAGCCGACGCCGCCGGGAAGCACCTCATGGTGGCCCACGTCCTGCCGTTCTCTCCGGAGTATCGTTTCCTCGCCGAGTGCATTCGTCAGAAGAAGTACGGCGAACTGCAGGCTCTCAATCTTCGCCGCGTGATTTGTCCGCCGAAGTGGTTGAATCTTCCGGACGATCTGCCATCGCTGGGAGGCTTCGGGATCGATCTGCACATTCATGACAACCACTTCATCTCGGCGACCTGCGGGCTTCCTCAAAAGGTTTTCTCCGTCGGTCAGCTTGAAGCCGGTTTCGTGAACCATACGCAAACCAACTACATCTTCGACAAGGGGCCAGCGATTAGCTGTGTGAGTGGAGCGATTGCTGCTCCCGGGCTGGAGTTCGCTCACGGCTACCAGGCCTTCTTCGAAGACGCCACGATCGAGTTCGATGCAGGAACGTACGGTAAGGACTGGGTCGTGAACCGCCCTCTGACTGTGCTGACGAAGACCGGCCGGATTCAGACGCCGACCCTCAAGGGAGGCAGCGAGTGGTACAGCGCCTTTGCGGAAGAAATGAAGGCCGCTGCCCAGGCTCTTAAGACCGGCGAAGTCCCGGCGGATCTGTCCGGCGTTCACGCCGTCAATGCTCTCAAGCTCTGCCATGCCGAGTTGAAGAGTATTGAATCGGGACGGCTGACTTCGGTCTGA
- a CDS encoding DUF2237 family protein, whose product MSRQSSSGAKNVLGTPLMSCSESPMTGFYRNGCCDTGSGDMGVHTVCVKVTEEFLEYSRRQGNDLITPIPEYNFPGLNPGDRWCLCAPRWKEAFEAGRAPGVVLEATHIATLEFVSLEELQQHAIAVE is encoded by the coding sequence ATGAGTCGGCAGTCGAGTTCGGGCGCGAAGAATGTTCTGGGGACACCGCTGATGAGTTGCAGCGAGTCTCCGATGACCGGTTTCTATCGGAACGGCTGTTGCGACACCGGCTCCGGCGACATGGGCGTGCATACCGTCTGCGTGAAGGTGACTGAAGAGTTCCTCGAATACAGTCGGCGTCAAGGCAACGATCTGATCACGCCGATTCCCGAGTACAACTTTCCCGGCCTGAACCCCGGCGATCGCTGGTGCCTCTGCGCTCCCCGCTGGAAAGAAGCCTTCGAAGCCGGCAGAGCACCCGGCGTTGTTCTTGAAGCGACCCACATCGCCACGCTCGAGTTCGTCTCACTGGAAGAACTGCAGCAGCACGCCATCGCCGTCGAGTAA